From Lepus europaeus isolate LE1 chromosome 3, mLepTim1.pri, whole genome shotgun sequence, a single genomic window includes:
- the OGFRL1 gene encoding opioid growth factor receptor-like protein 1 isoform X2: protein MGNLLGGVSFREPTTVEDCDSTWQTDSEPEPEEPGPGGGEGPGQEPAQPPERAGGRSRASPAPDEDAEAAGAEQGLDSTEATAKPKRSFYAARDLYKYRHQYPNFKDIRYQNDLSNLRFYKNKIPFKPDGVYIEEVLNKWKGDYEKLEHNHTYIQWLFPLREQGLNFYAKELTTYEIEEFKKTKEAIRRFLLAYKMMLEFFGIKLIDKTGNVARAVNWQERFQHLNESQHNYLRITRILKSLGELGYESFKSPLVKFILHEALVENTIPNIKQSALEYFVYTIRDRRERRKLLRFAQKHYTPSENFIWGPPRKEQSEGSKTQKMPAAPAPSHNSQTSVHKKSKDSKNSSSSAHLNSKAVDEKKVAPQELGEETDRPTPEPSNEATKPRNTDKDSNVENPNPQPEKTATNPTEKNESASPEENEEGENHNKDNENPGNTSCHDDILTQ from the exons ATGGGCAACCTGCTCGGCGGGGTCAGCTTCCGCGAGCCCACCACCGTGGAGGACTGCGACTCCACCTGGCAGACGGACTCGGAGCCGGAGCCTGAGGAGCCGGGGCCGGGAGGAGGCGAGGGCCCGGGGCAGGAGCCCGCGCAGCCCCCGGAGCGAGCCGGCGGCCGGTCCCGCGCCAGCCCCGCGCCGGACGAAGACGCAGAGGCGGCGGGCGCCGAGCAG GGTCTTGATTCTACTGAAGCAACTGCCAAACCAAAGAGAAGTTTTTATGCTGCGAGGGATTTGTACAAATACCGGCACCAATATCCG AACTTCAAAGATATTCGATATCAAAATGACTTGAGCAATCTTCGTTTTTATAAGAATAAAATTCCATTTAAGCCAGACG GTGTTTACATTGAAGAAgttctaaataaatggaaaggagATTATGAAAAACTGGAGCACAACCATACTTACATTCAATG gctttTTCCCCTGAGAGAACAAGGCTTGAATTTTTATGCTAAAGAACTAACTACATATGAAATTGAG gaattcaaaaaaacaaaagaagcaatTAGAAGATTCCTTCTGGCTTATAAAATGATGCTAGAATTTTTTGGAATAAAACTAATTGATAAGACTGGAAATGTTGCTCGGGCGGTTAACTGGCAGGAAAGATTTCAGCATCTAAATGA GTCTCAGCACAACTATTTAAGAATCACTCGCATTCTTAAAAGCCTTGGTGAGCTTGGGTACGAAAGTTTTAAATCTCCTCTTGTAAAATTTATTCTTCACGAGGCTCTTGTGGAAAATACTATTCCCAATATTAAGCAGAGTGCTCTGGAGTATTTTGTTTATACAAttagagacagaagagaaaggaggaagctcctgaggTTTGCCCAGAAACACTACACGCCTTCAGAGAATTTTATCTGGGGACCACCTAGAAAGGAACAATCAGAAGGAAGCAAAACTCAGAAAatgcctgctgcccctgcccccagtcaCAACAGTCAGACTTCTGTGCACAAAAAATCCAAGGACTCCAAAAACTCCTCCTCATCTGCTCATTTAAATagcaaagcagtggatgaaaaaaaAGTAGCACCACAAGAACTTGGGGAAGAAACAGATAGGCCCACCCCAGAGCCCAGCAATGAAGCTACCAAGCCAAGAAACACAGACAAGGACAGTAACGTTGAAAACCCAAACCCACAACCTGAAAAAACAGCTACTAATCCCACAGAAAAGAACGAGAGTGCATCTcctgaagaaaatgaagaaggtGAAAATCATAACAAAGACAATGAGAATCCCGGAAATACAAGTTGTCATGATGATATACTAACACAGTGA
- the OGFRL1 gene encoding opioid growth factor receptor-like protein 1 isoform X1 yields MGNLLGGVSFREPTTVEDCDSTWQTDSEPEPEEPGPGGGEGPGQEPAQPPERAGGRSRASPAPDEDAEAAGAEQGLDSTEATAKPKRSFYAARDLYKYRHQYPQNFKDIRYQNDLSNLRFYKNKIPFKPDGVYIEEVLNKWKGDYEKLEHNHTYIQWLFPLREQGLNFYAKELTTYEIEEFKKTKEAIRRFLLAYKMMLEFFGIKLIDKTGNVARAVNWQERFQHLNESQHNYLRITRILKSLGELGYESFKSPLVKFILHEALVENTIPNIKQSALEYFVYTIRDRRERRKLLRFAQKHYTPSENFIWGPPRKEQSEGSKTQKMPAAPAPSHNSQTSVHKKSKDSKNSSSSAHLNSKAVDEKKVAPQELGEETDRPTPEPSNEATKPRNTDKDSNVENPNPQPEKTATNPTEKNESASPEENEEGENHNKDNENPGNTSCHDDILTQ; encoded by the exons ATGGGCAACCTGCTCGGCGGGGTCAGCTTCCGCGAGCCCACCACCGTGGAGGACTGCGACTCCACCTGGCAGACGGACTCGGAGCCGGAGCCTGAGGAGCCGGGGCCGGGAGGAGGCGAGGGCCCGGGGCAGGAGCCCGCGCAGCCCCCGGAGCGAGCCGGCGGCCGGTCCCGCGCCAGCCCCGCGCCGGACGAAGACGCAGAGGCGGCGGGCGCCGAGCAG GGTCTTGATTCTACTGAAGCAACTGCCAAACCAAAGAGAAGTTTTTATGCTGCGAGGGATTTGTACAAATACCGGCACCAATATCCG cAGAACTTCAAAGATATTCGATATCAAAATGACTTGAGCAATCTTCGTTTTTATAAGAATAAAATTCCATTTAAGCCAGACG GTGTTTACATTGAAGAAgttctaaataaatggaaaggagATTATGAAAAACTGGAGCACAACCATACTTACATTCAATG gctttTTCCCCTGAGAGAACAAGGCTTGAATTTTTATGCTAAAGAACTAACTACATATGAAATTGAG gaattcaaaaaaacaaaagaagcaatTAGAAGATTCCTTCTGGCTTATAAAATGATGCTAGAATTTTTTGGAATAAAACTAATTGATAAGACTGGAAATGTTGCTCGGGCGGTTAACTGGCAGGAAAGATTTCAGCATCTAAATGA GTCTCAGCACAACTATTTAAGAATCACTCGCATTCTTAAAAGCCTTGGTGAGCTTGGGTACGAAAGTTTTAAATCTCCTCTTGTAAAATTTATTCTTCACGAGGCTCTTGTGGAAAATACTATTCCCAATATTAAGCAGAGTGCTCTGGAGTATTTTGTTTATACAAttagagacagaagagaaaggaggaagctcctgaggTTTGCCCAGAAACACTACACGCCTTCAGAGAATTTTATCTGGGGACCACCTAGAAAGGAACAATCAGAAGGAAGCAAAACTCAGAAAatgcctgctgcccctgcccccagtcaCAACAGTCAGACTTCTGTGCACAAAAAATCCAAGGACTCCAAAAACTCCTCCTCATCTGCTCATTTAAATagcaaagcagtggatgaaaaaaaAGTAGCACCACAAGAACTTGGGGAAGAAACAGATAGGCCCACCCCAGAGCCCAGCAATGAAGCTACCAAGCCAAGAAACACAGACAAGGACAGTAACGTTGAAAACCCAAACCCACAACCTGAAAAAACAGCTACTAATCCCACAGAAAAGAACGAGAGTGCATCTcctgaagaaaatgaagaaggtGAAAATCATAACAAAGACAATGAGAATCCCGGAAATACAAGTTGTCATGATGATATACTAACACAGTGA